In one window of Macrobrachium nipponense isolate FS-2020 chromosome 2, ASM1510439v2, whole genome shotgun sequence DNA:
- the LOC135220934 gene encoding uncharacterized protein LOC135220934 yields MSKWAPVASLVLFLVVLWTQDVMPAQTGNRLDGDQTDEGAIMEFRLAMMEEERSGVNKSGYWGHCVDNGCLDKNGRCGFYWWSSCKSKISALCSGICTCCIK; encoded by the exons ATGAGCAAGTGGGCGCCAGTTGCTTCCCTTGTCCTGTTCCTCGTCGTCCTGTGGACCCAAGATGTGATGCCAGCCCAG ACTGGGAATCGGCTTGATGGAGATCAAACAGATGAGGGCGCGATCATGGAATTCAGGTTAGCCATGATGGAAGAGGAAAGGTCGGGAGTGAACAAGAGCGGGTACTGGGGCCACTGTGTGGACAATGGATGCCTCGACAAGAATGGAAGATGTGGATTCTATTGGTGGTCTTCCTGCAAGTCAAAGATCTCTGCACTTTGCTCTGGGATCTGCACTTGCTGCATCA AATAA